In Bacillus sp. SM2101, the genomic window AATGAATAATTCAATTCAGCTTTTATGCTTTGTGGCGGAAGTATCTAGAAGTGGTTATTACAAGTGGTTAGAACGTGAGACATTTCCTTCGGAAAAGCAAAGAGAGGATAACGAAATTAAGAAAAAAATAATGGAGTGTCACCGTAAGTATAAAGGTATATATGGTTACAGAAGGATTCAAGTTTGGTTGAAAGTTACATATGAAATTCATATAAACCAT contains:
- a CDS encoding IS3 family transposase is translated as MSTSPNNKYQIIYDLAQMNNSIQLLCFVAEVSRSGYYKWLERETFPSEKQREDNEIKKKIMECHRKYKGIYGYRRIQVWLKVTYEIHINHKRVQRLMKDLGIKSVIRKKRPYYGRKEAYLISNNYL